The Anticarsia gemmatalis isolate Benzon Research Colony breed Stoneville strain chromosome 1, ilAntGemm2 primary, whole genome shotgun sequence sequence ACGTCTATAAagttacttatatacttacttacacaTATATACTCCCCTTAGGAAATAAACAAGCACACTTATTTTGACAAAGTAGAAAAAACAAGGAGAAGGTGACTGGGTCGTTTGGGCTACAGTATGGGGTTATACTGTGAGTACTGACTATCTACATCTTTGTCGTATTTTTGATGGAGTATATAAAGTGCGCGGGGGACTCCGATGGAACTCTCTACCACAATGGTGCCGTTGTTGGTGTCTGTTCATCGGGTAATGCTATACAATACTGTGGTCACCCACGCCAAACCCTGGTGTTAATGCACGTGTATCTGAATTTGTGCCGTGTATTCAAAGCATTACTTGAAATGGTATTTTATGGTGTGAAACAATTTTTTCTTACCTTAGAAGTAATTTCTTTTACCacatatatgtaaataaaaatgaatcaccgacaTGTATTTCCGCGCATAACTTTTCAGCAACTAAACTTAATTggatttcttttatattttggaATGCAAATAACAGgataaatcatattatattcGTACGCAGTCGGGCCACTCCGCTAGTACcagacttataataaaataaatttaacccgctTTTCccttaatgagggaggggttaggtcttcagtccaccacgctggccgctTGCGGATTTGAGACTCtgcatttcttcaagaactgttctaaagaactctctgGTATGCACGGTTGCATCACGTTTTCCTACACCGTTGGAACAaacgataattatttctaatacacacatgacttcgaaaagtctttggtgtgttaactcgggttcaaacctgcaaccacttgcgtgggaggtaccaacttatatcACTCGGTTTTCACTGCTCATAATAAATGACATAAATATGTTGCTAAAAATTCTAAGTTACATACTGcattgattaaatttaataaaaacataatacacAATAGTAGTcggaaacattttttattattctatccGAAAAAATCCTGATTACTCAAGCTGAGAGTCTAAACACCTATCTTCTACCGACTTACACGACTAACTGCGATAGCCTTCTGCGTTGTTGCGCACACCACTGGCGAAAAAATAGTGCCTATTCTTTCAGACTTGGATTAAAGATGTTATGTAGCAGTAACACCTGAATTCTTACTGATTTCATGGAATACTTGTTATCTTAATCTAATTCATATATTACTGAATCAGTATTGTTGGATCATTCATTaaaggtatataatatatctcAATTTTAAGATAGTGTACTATCAGCTCATGTACTCCCCGATAAGATGTCTACGTCTTAGGCATCTTGGAATAATAACTTGATGCACTAGTTTTTTACGCAGATCTGCTTGCTTTCATATCATGTGACTCACATCAATAGGCAAGacttagtgcttgttcacgttggaacgcgcgggcgcggtggcggtcgcgagcgtggggacgtggcgatttgtgttcacgttggccgccaggcgttTGTTTCTAGCGACAAGCTCAAACTAGCtgaacttacttgacgtcgcgagtgaatcgcgcccgccaccgctagttcgacgtaaacacacacgaacatcatcacgcgtttgatattgcCGCGAGCGCGCAGCGCGGGAGCGCGGGTCGCGCGCGACACCGCTAGCTTGCCCGCTACTTAGACCGCGCGTACGGTTTGTACATGAACACTTGGGAActacgccatatgtttgatatttcgtgACCGATCATTTAAAAATTACCAATCTGGTAATTATAGGATAAACTTAGTcaagtatttcttttttaatttacttattgctaaagaatttttttttgaataaaaatatcttggTTGAATCTACACATATTGGCCATTGACTGAATGTTACTTGAATCTTATTTATTcagatttgatatttttatattacaggaGTATTTTGTACTTGAGAGTCGTAACACCTAGGTTAATTTATAATGGTCAAATTGATGGTACAACTgttagaacaaaataattataattacgtatatacatacatatgcaTATATGTAACGCCAAAGATAATTAGGATATTAATCCGTCTGTATCAAGCATTATCCGTTAAGATGATGATAACGAAATTGTTAGTATAAATACTGGTCACAGTTTAGCTACCGGTCAGCTTCTTACAGTCTCTGGATAGAACGGCAAAATGCGTGCTCTAGCGTTGTTGGTACTTTGCGTGGCAGCTGCCTCAGGTATGTAtctttttaagattattttcttacatcagacagtttccaaaaaaaaatattggtctACATAATTTGCATCAATGTCTGTAATATCATAAATCTAGAGGTCATCTGAGCAATCTAAGGAatgtaaaatgatatttttgctAGAAGATTCTTTAACCTGTGTATTTGGTGATCTTAAATCTGTTGTCTATTTGGCTACATCTGATGTCAGCTACATTTGGTTTGGTTCTAGCTAATttgagttttaataaaaatatgatctgATTGATTGAAATTTCGTGTTATTTTTCAGCCGATGAATTCGGTAACAGAATTATTGGTGGCTCCGTCACCAGCATTCGCAACTACCCTCAAATGGCTGGTTTGATGTACGCCGCCAATCAAGTGAACTTCAGACAGGGCTGTGGTGGTGCTATCGTTAACCAAAGATCAATCCTTACTGCTGCTCACTGCTTTGAGTAAGTTTATAAAAGATTTATGTCTTATACATTCGGTATCTCCATAAAATTCTTTTCGTAACTAGAATATTCGGTTTTATGTAAACTATGTCCAATAACAAATAAAGCCAAAATACGTACGTCTTCCTTTCAGAACACAAGTAATAATacgatataaatatataaaatatcacgCATATTGTTCTTATCGTAGCAGAAGCACTTCCTTCCCCCTCTTCaattaaaatcaacaaaataccGAAACTAATTGTCATATCTCTATCGTTCTATGAATTTGAATTATCTAATCAATATATTTCGTCTTACAGCGGCGTGAGGAACAACATCGGAAGATGGCGCTCCCGTGTCGGTTCAGACTTCGCCCACAGTGGTGGCTCAGTGTTCAACAGTGCCCAAATCATCATCCACCCTAGCTATAACGCCGCAAACTTGGATGCTGATGTCGCTATTCTGCGCGTCTCTGGCACCATCAGCTACGGCACCAATGTCCAACCCGCAAGCATTGCTGGCAGCAACTACAACTTGGGAGACAACCAGGTCGTATGGGCTACAGGATGGGGAACGACTGTAAGTACTATATAATCTACACTACTTAAATCAAAATCCCTACAGTCCTATAAAAAAGACGAATTCAAAGAAATGCGAAGTATCACAATCGTAATTTGAGATTTTATCTCCAATCAAAAGTATGTTACGACGTCACCGATAGAATACTTGGCTGAGAAAAAAATACGCTCCTAATACCAactcattttatttcaacaggAATTAGGATCACCCTCTGAGCAACTCCGTCACGTTCAAATCTGGACCGTCAACCAGGCCGTCTGCCGTCAGCGTTACGGTGCATCAAGAATCACCGACAACATGCTGTGCTCCGGCTGGCTCGACGTCGGTGGTCGCGACCAGTGCCAGGGTGACTCCGGCGGTCCTCTCTACCACAACGGTGTTGTCGTTGGTGTCTGCTCATGGGGCTGGGGCTGTGCCGATCCCAGATATCCCGGTGTTAATGCACGTGTTTCCCGTTTTACTTCTTGGATCCAGTCTAACGCTTAAGTCATctgttatgtaaaataaaaggCTTAAtgttatatacttatttttattataatttgcttATTCAATTTATAGCCCAGTAACTGTACttacacttttttataattatagtctaAGGTAACTATCGactaattttacataaattactgaTCTTCGCTTCTGTCGGTATGTAAGAACGAATTTTGTTAGGTAACTTAAAATGGCAAAGGCTTGCTAATCCATAGTACCTAGACCGTAAGAAAACAATGAAAGATTTGATAACCGtacgaggacttttacaaacaaagcaTATAGaattatatacagggtgtggcgtaaataatggataatcctttaccagcggatgggcgacaacccaactgatctaaatatcaaaatttacctctggcacaagtatcatagtttttgagattttggccactttgtgtattttttaagaaagtgATTTAaactcgttctttttaatgctgtgatcacaatttgaggctttttttaaatcggttttttgcaaataaatcctgaatagatgtgctattgaatctacaatcttgttttgttattactacttgttttttatttaaattatgcattcaaagttgaattttataatctttaacaacatttgtgcaactttgagcacttgtggtgaaaaaaaaatgtatggtggcccacgccataaataatttctaaattttattagaattctaaattggtataacatgcagcattaataccgattattgtcaaaatattacaaagaacttaaattattaacactttcgccggtcgactaattttattttatcaacgcgtttaagctaagtttgctttcaaatattcatgtatACTAGTGGTCGCCCAATAGTCGAAACTCGactataatcaatttaaattataagttatttaatatgaaaatttatgaaattcagTAAGACCTCAATAATTAAACATACTAGGGCACTCAGAAAGTTTTGCGAATAACAGTTCTTTTGTATGAGACAGTGTCAggttacaatttgtttaaaaaatacattatttacgagTATAAATTCATAAGCTccatattacattttttatcaaaattttatttttagcaaaaattAATTACCATGTCTCACTAAGAAATGAAACTGCCTGGAGAACATTTCGGGGCGATAGAATTTCACGATTTCAAACGTGGCTCAGAACTAGAAGAATCGGTTTACTGACTTCAAACTAGGTTTATGGATTAAGGACCTTTTGAGAAATGTgcgaaaactatttttttgaaaattaagaGAATTTGGCATACTTTAGCCACTAAAGAAAATATAGTCGTCTTTTGCCGGTTATTGTGGAAAGAAACGTGTCACTAGTAAAACatgcaattttatttcatgGGCAAATTAGGTATGGagaaactgaaaatatattgtaattcaTTCAGGAAGCTTTTTGGGGAATTTTCTCGAGTACCTTTGCATAAGAGGAATTTTTTGCGCTAGGTGCCGCGAAATCTGACTAATGCCTGGAAGGAGACTCGTGGGGAATAGTGATTTGTTTTGATAAGTAAGTTTAATTCAGGCTTATCTTGGCTCGTTTTTAAGCACTAGGATAGTTGATTgactgaaatctatactaatattataaagctgaagagattgtttgcttgtttgtttgtttgaacgcgcttatctcagaaactactggtccgatttgaaaaattattcagtGTGAGATAGcacgtttatcgaggaaggctataggctatatatcatcacgctacgactaaaaggagcagagtactggtaaaaaatgttacaaaaacggggaaaatatgacaaattctctcttatgtgacgcaagcgaagttgcgcgggtcagctagtatagtaatACAGTTTAGAAACAAAAACCCAGTCGATAGTTAGACTGTTTCAAAATGAGCCAAATGACACAAAGTTTAAGCGATCGAGAAGCTAAGGAAATACTTTAGTCCCTAGTTTATACACTATAAAAGGGTAAATGGTCTTTGTTtcttcagaaaaataataacagtattCAAGTACTTCAGTACAGTACCAAACAATATCCAGAACTTATTATTTCTATCAGCAAATATCTAAAATCAACAATCATGTACGGCACTCCCCAAACTGCCGGTTTAATACCCGAGCGCTTGTCGATTGAATCAAATGACTAGGGAGTCATTTGATTCAATCGACAAGCGCAATCGACGCAATCGACGACCACAGATTCAGACTAGTGTAGTTCAGGGGAACTACACTAGTCTGAATCTGTGGTCGTTCTTATGATAGCACTAATAAGGTACCGAGTGACTTGTTTTcactacacaaataaaaaaaataatctcaaaaaaAATTCATTTCCATCGCTTGAAGATACGCTAGAGGCCTTCAAATAGGCTAAGGAGAAGGGGTCTAAGAAGTATTAggaaaagtttttcaaaaaatGGTTTACTTGCACGAAACTTCGCATATAAACAGTAGCAAAGAGATGCTTAAAaagatagaataaaaaatatatacactgTAGAACACTTTTTTTAAGTTTCGCAAAACTTTCTGAGTGTCCCatgtaagttatttaatatgaaaatttatgaaattcagTAAGACCTCAAGTAAACATAAAAGACGGCACTCCATGTCTATATCGGTGCTTTATGTATATAGACAAATGTCAAATGCGTGGGAGTGTgtgcaatgttttatttattgatttaatgtacattattagcaacattatctatactaatattataaagctgaagagtttgtttgtttgtttgtttgaacgcgctaatctcaggaaatacaggtccgatttgaaaaattctttcagtgttagatagtccatttatcgaggaaggctataggctatatatcatcgcgctacagccaatagaagcagagtagcagtaaaaaatgttacaaaaactgggaaaattttaaaccattctctcttatgtgacgcaagcgaagttgcgcgggtcagctagttaaaaaatattagcgttCTCTACTCCTCCTACACATAGACTGtaagtgtgccaaatttcacACTTCTGCGTCCGCACGTTTTTCGTAAAAAGGGATCCTAAGTTTTTGCTTCTCGTAGTaatatatagataataaaattagatatgtaataatatatcttatgaTCTTAATAGGATTTGAGCTATAAGTACCTTGACcatattttatcacaatttacTGATTACACGACACAAACACGTTGGAGCAAAATCatcttaaataataactttaataacattCTATGTGATCAGCAATCTATAGATTTAATATCAAGAAATTAGGCCGTAATTTCTTTAAACACCATTCCATTTGCAGTCTATttgctgttttttgttttgtatttcttgatAAAGAGATAGTCgagtggtcattccatagatgggtgaccgcatagtggtatttgaactgggcgtctccgtgcttcggagggcacgaaaaaagtcggtcccggttgctgtCTACAAAGATAacggtcgttaagccacgtcaaaggcctctcgggtggcttgaacaactttgacactaggttgaccaccaaccatacgacaaacaaacaacaaacacttGTTTTACCAGTAAACGAAAATataacgaaaaatgttttagaGTCTTTGGAGAATTGCTAGATTCCTAAAATCGCATTTGCCCAGTGCGTGGTGAATACATGGCTAAGATCTCTTCTGCCCGAAATTCGAATGAAATGGACAAGTTTTATTGTATGcgtttatgttattattaattcgaattaaattattttaagcttaATAAAACGACGTACCTTTCAGCTGAGGCACCACGCGTAAGTGATACAACATTATGGATATCTCTATTTAAAGACAATATGAGCAatactttttaactttaataaagaATTACGTTATCGATTCCATTGAGAATTATTCTGATAAACGATCACGAGGAAATGTGGAAATAAACTCTACTTGGGGTATTCCAATTAGCTACAGATATCAATGGCACACTAGTTTTTACACGCTGGTTTGCCTACCTATGTATTTTTTCACTCACTTTTCTTTGACCGTCTTTTCTATATCGATTTTTAGCAAAGTGCGGAATTAATTACGATTtgtattcaaaagaaaattactaACAATTCCGGTGTCGGTGATCACAAAACATTTAGTTAGATTGCTAAGTTGAGAAGTACCAACTGATTTGTCACGAAATTTTCTAAATGTGGATATTAAGCATTATATGGCACCGTCATTCAAATCGGTGaaagtatattttgataaacCGTCCCTACACTTTTGGTTATACTTAATAGGCGTACAGTTTTAAGGTTACCATATAACGTGAAAGTTTtcgtacatatatttttttaaagtaacgcACCTGGTCCTATGTACGGCGGTGAACCACTAGGGGCagaaaatgttaaagaaataaatttggGGAAGCAGCGTATTATTAATGATGGCACACACAACAAACACtatcatatttaatattaatgatatattatgaattatatttttattcatcgtAAATGGTAGTACAATTTTAATCCGGAAGATCCGATAAATTGATGGTGACtaatttgtaagtatatatATACAGGTAAATGAAAGACAGTAAGTATCTTTTTGCAGTCTTTGGACAGAACGGCAAAATGCGTGCACTAGTGTTCTTGGTTCTTTGCGTGATAGCTGCCTCAGGTATGTATCTTTTTTATATCATCTTCATAAATctaaattttttataaaaaatattaattccaaATTACAGTAAAGGCGAGGATTTGCGTAATTAAATAGCCTTATTTACCTAAACCGTCGTTTTGATCTTTCATCTAGCGTATCCTATTTCAATTTGAACACAGCTAACAACCTTTGATGCAATTGGATAGACTAAATAGAATACGCTATCATCGTGACTAGAAAAtatgagaaatatattttaaaaaaatctcctATTTTCAGCTGATGAAGCTAGCAGCAGAATCATGGGTGGTTCCATCACCAGTATTCGCAACTATCCCGAAATGGTTGCTTTACTCCACGCCAGGAACCAAGCTAACCACAGACAGTTTTGCGGTGGCATGATCATTACCCAGAGATCTATTTTAACTGCTGCACATTGCTTTGAGTAAGTGCAAATAACGTTTTTTAAtcgaatatatattttctacgATAACTTGCTATGAACGCGTACGCTTCGAGAAATTTGGAAACTTCCTTGATCTGCGCTCCTAGCACATTttataagaacatttttttctaaaatatttttttaaattgacataCTTACGTTACTTAAGAGTGACGACAGAAGGAAACCGcactaaaatatgtaaattgaaaatatattattatatatagagGCATTGCACAGAAACGGCGTAATATGAAGGAACAAGACAGGCATCAGCGGCATTAAGAAATTTTGAAAGATCTAATtcatgatatttaattttagacgTAAAATACggaataattacatttattattacttaatacagAAGCGATACAATAGTACACAGTGTAGATAGTTCCTGCAGTGGCCACGTATGGCGTTGGTAGAGATTTTGATAAGCGCTAGAGTGAATAAGCCACGACAGATTGCAAGCTTAGACCACCACCAGTGCGTCAGTACCGCGCCTTTGCCTTAGCTATTTGTCATATCTAAAAGATACTAAAAATCCGTCTTTACGTTTCGCAATATACTTTTTTTAGATTACTAAGGTTATGTAAGTATTGCAATTAatgctattttaaatattattatggcaaATTCTTGTCACCTTGTCTCTCTGCCACGGCTTTGCTTAAAGATACGAGACACGATGTCGGTACACGGGTAGACTAGTGTGACAATcgtgtttttatgttttgattagGACGTCGCAACATGCTATAATCTAATAAACTAATTTGCTTTTCAGTGATGGCAGGCATGTCCCTGCCATGTGGCGTATGCGAGTAGGCTCTGACTATGCAAACAGCGGAGGCACAGTGCTCGTCGTTGCCCAAATGAAAATACACCCAAGATATGATAGAAGGAATTACGATTCAGATCTTGCAATTTTGCGCTCAACTACTAACATTCGTTATGGCCCTGGTGTTCAACCAGCAACACTTGCTAGCTACAATGTAGCTGATAACCAGATCGTGTATGCTACTGGTTGGGGTCGTACTGTAAGTATAGTCTAttatataatgataatgatcttaattaaaatcgtaatattttctaatgttaATTACGTCATAATCAGACAAGGTCATAAAAATGGCATACCGAGGGGGGCTTACactcaacagtgggtagaaaTGGGCTTAACAAATAGATAGATTACATAATGGGATACGGGATTTATCGCGAATATGCATTTTAACCATGGAATGCCTAACGTGCGGCGCAGTTTACACTGACTATGGTCGCAGACTAAATGGCAAGCCAATTTAATAAGTGTCTTAGCGTTAATTCCTGTTAAATCAATTACAAGTATTAACTTTTACACTGAAATTAATcagattattttattgcaacagGAATTTGGTGCAAGCTCGGAACAGCTTCGTCAAGTTCAAATTTGGACTATCAATCAGGCAGTCTGTCGCCAGCGTCACCCAAGAATTACTGACAACATGCTGTGCTCCGGCTGGCTCAACGTCGGTGGTCGTGACCAGTGCGATGGTGACGCCGGCGGTCCTCTCTACCACAACCGCTATGTGGTTGGTGTTACTTCGTGGGGTGTTTATTGTGCCGATCCTTATTACCCCGGAGTTAATGTACGTGTTTCCCGTTTTGTTACATGGATTCGAAACAACgcttaaaatgtattgaatgagtgaaataaaaatgttataataaatatatgttgcAATATTTATAATCGATCTTTTATAAGCCTATGTCCAAAACCTGccaacaattaattataaaagtttgctaaaaaaatataaaatcatgtttCTGCTCTTAGGTAGTcaaatcttaaattaaataaaatagaagaaaaaCGATTATGGCtcaacaaatttattgaaattagaaGAAA is a genomic window containing:
- the LOC142976375 gene encoding trypsin CFT-1-like, giving the protein MRALALLVLCVAAASADEFGNRIIGGSVTSIRNYPQMAGLMYAANQVNFRQGCGGAIVNQRSILTAAHCFDGVRNNIGRWRSRVGSDFAHSGGSVFNSAQIIIHPSYNAANLDADVAILRVSGTISYGTNVQPASIAGSNYNLGDNQVVWATGWGTTELGSPSEQLRHVQIWTVNQAVCRQRYGASRITDNMLCSGWLDVGGRDQCQGDSGGPLYHNGVVVGVCSWGWGCADPRYPGVNARVSRFTSWIQSNA
- the LOC142976409 gene encoding trypsin, alkaline A-like is translated as MRALVFLVLCVIAASADEASSRIMGGSITSIRNYPEMVALLHARNQANHRQFCGGMIITQRSILTAAHCFDDGRHVPAMWRMRVGSDYANSGGTVLVVAQMKIHPRYDRRNYDSDLAILRSTTNIRYGPGVQPATLASYNVADNQIVYATGWGRTEFGASSEQLRQVQIWTINQAVCRQRHPRITDNMLCSGWLNVGGRDQCDGDAGGPLYHNRYVVGVTSWGVYCADPYYPGVNVRVSRFVTWIRNNA